The following proteins are encoded in a genomic region of Thermococcus pacificus:
- a CDS encoding TIGR02253 family HAD-type hydrolase, with amino-acid sequence MLKAVFLDFVGTLITKAGENVTHQNIVREVLREAGREDLDYIKIWEEYEGESSALFKELAGKPYVKIREVDTKAMQKVAERHGFEVPENFWEISIAMHERFGELFPDAVGTIKALKDMGLHVGIITDSDNDYIEAHLKALGIYDLFDSITTSEDAGFYKPHERPFILALERAGVKPEEAIYVGDNPAKDCVGARNVGMLSVLVDSDGKKRELWGNCDFVVSKLSDVVEIVKGLVEK; translated from the coding sequence ATGCTGAAGGCGGTCTTCTTAGACTTCGTCGGCACGCTGATAACGAAGGCCGGGGAAAACGTGACCCACCAGAACATCGTGAGGGAAGTGCTCAGGGAAGCGGGCAGGGAAGATCTGGACTACATCAAAATCTGGGAGGAGTACGAGGGGGAGAGCTCGGCGCTCTTCAAGGAGCTGGCCGGAAAGCCCTATGTTAAAATCCGGGAGGTTGACACAAAGGCCATGCAGAAAGTCGCTGAGAGGCACGGCTTTGAGGTTCCAGAGAACTTCTGGGAGATAAGCATAGCAATGCACGAGCGCTTTGGGGAGCTTTTCCCCGACGCAGTGGGGACGATAAAGGCGTTAAAGGACATGGGCCTGCACGTCGGAATAATCACCGACTCGGACAACGACTACATAGAGGCCCACCTTAAGGCCCTTGGAATCTACGACCTCTTTGACAGCATAACGACGAGCGAGGATGCAGGCTTCTACAAGCCCCACGAGAGGCCATTCATCCTGGCCCTGGAAAGGGCGGGAGTTAAGCCTGAGGAGGCCATCTACGTCGGCGACAACCCGGCTAAGGACTGTGTCGGTGCCAGAAACGTCGGCATGCTCAGCGTCCTCGTTGACTCGGATGGCAAAAAGCGTGAGCTCTGGGGGAACTGCGACTTCGTGGTTTCTAAACTGAGCGATGTCGTTGAGATCGTGAAAGGTTTAGTGGAAAAATGA
- the pgsA gene encoding archaetidylinositol phosphate synthase, protein MVLNNYRENVRGYLEAIVRPLAKAGVTPNTITVLGLLISLAGAYLFYLGEQFWAAIVLLIGSLIDALDGTLARMTGKTSRFGAFLDSTFDRISDGAVLFGIALGGLADWRIAFLTFMGAYLVSYERCRAELAGSGKLAVGIAERAERLLILIGFALFGYVEYGVYLVGILAWVTVLQRMWAAYQRLK, encoded by the coding sequence ATGGTCCTCAACAACTACCGCGAGAACGTCAGGGGCTATTTAGAGGCCATCGTGAGGCCGCTGGCCAAAGCCGGGGTAACTCCGAACACGATAACTGTCCTGGGGCTGCTCATAAGCCTTGCCGGGGCGTACCTGTTCTACCTCGGCGAGCAGTTCTGGGCGGCTATAGTTCTGCTCATCGGCTCTCTCATCGATGCACTCGACGGAACTTTAGCGAGGATGACCGGAAAGACGAGCCGCTTCGGGGCGTTCCTCGATTCGACTTTTGACAGGATAAGCGACGGGGCGGTTCTCTTCGGCATAGCCCTTGGTGGTCTGGCAGACTGGAGAATAGCGTTCCTCACGTTCATGGGTGCATACCTGGTGAGCTACGAACGCTGCAGGGCGGAGTTAGCTGGTTCAGGAAAGCTCGCCGTCGGAATAGCGGAAAGGGCCGAGCGTTTGTTGATCCTCATCGGCTTTGCACTGTTCGGCTACGTCGAATACGGTGTCTACCTCGTTGGAATACTCGCGTGGGTGACCGTCCTTCAGAGGATGTGGGCGGCTTACCAGAGGCTCAAATGA